Below is a window of bacterium DNA.
AATCCGAAATCCGAAATCCGAAATCCAAAATCAAAAATTACTTAATCTATCCTGTCCCCAGACAAGATAAAGACTACCCCTGAAGGTTACAAATACATCGCTGAGGAGTTCTACATAGATGAAGACTTCTACCAGCAAGACATCTGGTACCCGCAAGAGGATAAAGTTATCACTTATCATACCAGTTATCTTCGTGACCAGCGGATACTTCACTTACAGATTCATCCTGTCCAGTTTAACCCCGCCAGGAATCAGCTTCAAGTCTATTCTAACCTTAAGATAGAAATAAAATACGGTAGGTTAACCGTCTCGGTTGACAAAAAAGGTATTTCACTGAAACAGGCAAAGATGGCAACCCCTTTTGCTAATGCATTGAGAAGGACAGTATTGAATTACCCAGGCTACGGGTCTAAAGACCCTCACTACTTTCGTGCACCTAAAAGGGTAGGCACGGTTACTTACCCCAGTATCCTTAAAAGCCCCAATAACTCTGCAGATTATTTGATAATTACCTCTCCTGATTTTTATGATAATGCTGACTTGAAAAGATTAGCCACTCATCGAGTAGAATATAACGGCTTTGATGTAGCAATAGTTAGTACCACTAATATCTATAATGAGTTTCCTCCACCTCAAGGAACAGGAACCCAGGATATCTCAATCAAAAATTTCATAGAATATGCTTATAACATCTGGAAAGCATCTTCAATGGCAGATAACCATCTGGGTTATGTCCTTATCTTTGGAGATGCTGAACTTGGACCAAATCTCTTCCCGCCTGGATATGTTCCAACACATAGAGGAAGCGGATATAGTGGAATACCATGTGCCAGTGATATTTGGTATACTTACCTTAATGAGAGTGACTTAACTGAGGGATATTTATTACCAGATATAATGCTTGGGAGACTACCATTACAGATGGGCACAGAAGCAAAAATACTTGTAGATAAGATAATTCAATTTGAGAAGAACCCTGTTCTAGGTCAGTGGCAAAATAGAGCTTTATTAGTTGATGGAGTAGAATCTCCTTGGGTTACTCGAAATTATGTAAAAGATAATATTCTTATACCTGCAGGATTTGAGGTTACTGTAATCGATGGAGACCAGGGAGGAAATGGAGATGATGTATATAATGCAATTAACAATGGTCAACTCCTTGTAGCTTACCAAGGTCATGGTAATTTCTTGGGATGGGCGGTTCAGTTCGGAGTTAATGTTAGTTTTTGTCATAGACATGTCGAGAAACTTTCTAATGGAGGGATGTTACCAATTATCTTTGCTGTTGCCTGTGACACCGCTTGTTTTAATGATGTGGATGATTCCCTTGGTGAACTCTTTATTAAGAAAGAAAATGGTGGAGGAATTGCGTATTGGGGGGCCTCTACAATAAGCGGTCCATACGAAATCTGGATAAAAGAGGCGTATGATTTTATGGCAGAGAACAATCCCTATACCTTTTGTCTCGGCGAGGTAGTTATCAATGCCTATATTCGCCTTCACTTATTGTATGAGGAATTTAATCTATTAGGTGAGCCGGCGGTAACTACTGCAAGGGTTCCTCCAGAACAAGATAAGGCAGAGTTAGAGATTCAGCCAACTGATGTTTGTTTTATTCCTCCATATCCAAAACCAGGACAACTAACTACCATTACTACTACTATCCATAATTATGGGGGTATAGATGCAGGAAATGTATTGGTTAAATTTTTCCTTGATGAACCCAAAAACGGAATAGAGATAGGTTCTAAAACAATAACTACTATTAAGGCGAAAGACAAAGGAATAGTAGATATAAGTTGGACTCCTGACCTACCTGTAGGTGAATATAAATTCTATGTAGTAGTTGACCCTTATGATACTATCCCAGAGGCAGGAACGATTAACAATATTGCCTATAAACCTTTAGAGATAAATTATTATCAAGATGGTTGGCCTAAATATCTACAAGGGATTTCCTTGCTATCTCAGGCAGTAGGCGATATAGACGGAGATGGAGACTTAGAGATTGTAGCCTTAGATAGGACTTGTCTATTATATTTCTGGCATCATGATGGTAGTCTTCAACCAGGCTGGCCCAAAAAAATAGTAGGAGAAGAAAAAATCTCACAGATTATATTAGCTGATATTGATAATGATGATAGGTTAGAAATTGTAGTTAGTGGAGATAAGTTATATGTGTGGAATGACGATGGTAGTGATGTGCCTGGTTTTCCAAAGGAAATGGAATGTTCCTCATCACCAGCAATAGGAGATATAGATGGAGATGGAGAGTTAGAGATTGTAGTAGAGTTGAAAGATAATGGAGATAATAAGTTGTATGCATTCCACAATAATGGAAGCATAGTATCCGGTGATTGGCCCAAAGACGATAATTATAATTATCCTATTGTAGTAAATCTTGATGGCAAGCAAGGAGATGAGATTATATCTTCAAAAGTAGGACACCTATATATCTGGGATGGGACGGGTAAGATACTCCTTGATTGTCCAAAATCTATTAGTGACAGGGCAGTCGGAAATCTTGATGAAGATAAAGAACCAGAGATTATAGGTTCAACTTATGACTATTATGAGGGATATAAGGTATATGCCTTAAATTATGATGGTAGTGACCTACCAGGGTGGCCAAAGAAGATAGATGGCAACCAAATCCTGGAGATTATGCTGGGAGATATAGATAATGATAAAGATATGGAAGTGATTGTTTCCGCTGAGGATCCTAATAAACTTTATGTATTTCATCACAATGGTAGTGATGTAGTCGGTTGGCCTAAAGAAGGTATTATTGGAAGAAATGATTTTGGTAAATTGGCAGATGTTGATATGGATAATAAACCAGAGATTATCACACCTAACGGTGGGACAATAACTATTTGGGAGGATACTGGTAACATTAAAGCAAGTTTATTTACCAGACCAACTGATTATATAATCTCTTTTATCACCATAGCAGATATTGATGCGGACGGGGATATAGAAATGATAGGTATGGGGAAAGAACCAGAGAATGAGAGTGTATGGCGCAAGCTTTACATCTGGGACTACTGGGGCAGTTGCACTGCCGGGGCACTGGAATGGCCGATGGCAAATCACGATATGCGCCGGACTAATTGCTATAATACAGATATTGTCCCCTCTTCTCGCATAACTGACCTTAAGGCTCTTAATCCCAAACCTACCTCTATTGACTTAACCTGGACGGCACCTGGTGATGACAAAGATAAAGGCTCTTCTACCTGCTACTACATCCGCTACGCTACCTTTACCATTACCCCACAAAACTGGCACCTGACTAATAAAGCTACATCCACTATTGTTCCCAAAGATGCTGGCTCTCCTGAATCTTTTACCGTAACTAACCTTTCCCCAACTACCACCTACTACTTCTGTATTCGCGCCAGGGATGATGACTTCAATACTTCACCGTTATCTAATAATGCTACTGGAATTACACTTTCTCCTGCGGTAATTACACTCATTAGCCCAATCTACGGACCCGTAGGTAGTCTTGTGACGATTAAAGGAGCTAATTTCTATCCTACTGAAACCATCAGGATAAGTTTTGGTAATACTATAACTATTGCACTTACTACGGCTGAAAATGGCAGTCTTACTACTACCTTTACCGTAGATGACCAGGGGTTTGGCACGATTACTATAATTGCGTATGGATTGGATTCAGAATATATTGCTACAGGTTACTTCGTTATCCCACCTCCAGAATACTTTAAGATTGGTACGATTTCATCTCCGCAAATAGCAGGGCAAGGATTTAGTATTAAAATCACTGCCTATGATGAACATGGTGATATAGTGCAAAATTTTAAGGAAGCGGTTTTGCTTTCTGACCTTTCTCAAACCATCCAACCTACTATCACCTCTAACTTCACTGGTGGCATCTGGGATGGCACTGTTAGTCTCACCAGAGCGAGCACAACCGCGATTACTGCAGGTTACCAGGGTAAGACAGGCACAAGCAATCCATTTTATGTCCGTCCAGGCGAGCCATTTAAATTCATCGTCTATCCTGAAAATCCTGTCTACATTCTGGCAGGGGGTTCGGTAAGCATCACTGCCCAATTAAGCGATGTTTATGGTAATGCGGTTGGGTCTGCAGGGGTTAGTTGTAATTTAGAGGTAGTGGTGCTTTCTGGTAAACCAGGAACACTATCTGCCACCACTTCTACAACCACCAATACCGGTCAGATAGGCACGATTACCTACTGGGTTTCACCTAATGCCAACGATAAAGTTAGGATAAAACTCCTATCTACTCTACCACCTGCTACATCCGGCACTATTACCACCACTTCTGGCGAATTAGCAATGTTCACCTTCGATATTATTGCTACCCAGACTGCGGGGATGAATTTCCCGATTAAAATCACCGCCAGAGATGCCTACGAAAATCCTATCCCTTTTACCAGGACAGTAACGCTAATTGACTTGAGTAACAGCCTTAAACCTACTCAGACTACTTCATTTATAGATGGTATGTGGGATGGATCTGGGTCTATCACAGTAAGAGGCACTACCAGTATTACTGCCATTTATGGGCATATTCGAGGCACAAGTAACACCTTCTGGGTCTGTGGCGGCGAGGTAGAGTATTTTGTCATTAGCACCATCACTCCTCAAACCGCAGGTATTAGTTTCCCAGTCAGCATCAATGCCTATGACCGCTGGAGAAATATCGCTGATATGTTTAACTCATCCGCCACACTAACTGATACCAGCCGCACCATTAGCCCGCCTAAAACCACAAACTTTAGCCTGGGCATCTGGGATGGCACAGTTAGTATCACCAGAGCAGGCACGAGCGCGATTACGGCAAGTTACCAGGGTAAAACAGGCACAAGCAATCCCTTCTTAGTTAACCATAACAGCCTTGCCCATTTCCTGATTGGGACTATGAGCAATTGTGTTGCAGGCGTTCCTTTTCCCATAACCATTATAGCCCAGGATGCCTATGGTAACACGGTGCTTAACTTTAGTGATAAAGTCCAGTTAGAGGATAGCTCGCTGACCTTAAATCCGAAGCTAACCACCAACTTTATGGCAGGTATCTGGGATAGTATTGGCTCTATTACCAGAGCAGGCACTACCTCGATTACAGCAAGTTACCAGGGAAAAACAGGCACAAGCAATCCCTTCTTAGTTAGCCATAACAGCCTTGCCCATTTCCTGATTGGGACTATTAGCAATTGTCTTGCGGGTGTAAATTTTGCCATCAGGATTATGGCACAAGATTCTTACGGTAACACTATGCTTAACTTTAGTGATAAAGTCCAGTTAGAGGATACCTCGCTGAGCTTGAATCCGAAGTTAACCACCAACTTTGTGGCAGGTATCTGGAATGGCATTGGCTCTATTACCAGAGCAGGCACAACCGCGATTACTGCAGGTTACCAGGGAAAAACAGGCACAAGCAATCCATTCTTAGTTAGTCATAACCGCCTTGACCATTTCCTGATTGGGACTATTAGCAATTGTGTTGCAGGCGTTCCTTTTCCCATAACCATTATAGCCCGCGATGCCTATGGGAACACGGTGCTTAACTTTAGTGATAAAGTCCAGTTAGAGGATACCTCGCTGACCTTAAATCCGAAGATAACCACCAACTTTATGGCAGGTATCTGGGCTGGCATCGGCTCTATTACCAGAACAGGCACTACCGCGATTACGGCAGGTTACCAGGGAAAGACAGGCACAAGCAATCCATTTTTAGTCCAGGCTGGCAGTCTTTCCTTGATTAAGGTTATGCCAGAAAGTGTAACCTTGCTGCCTGATAAATCACAATTATTCACCACCAGAGGCTATGATAGCAATGGGAATGAGAAAGAAGTGGGAGATGGGAAATGGGAAGTAGGAAAAGAGATAGGGAATTTGAGTAATATTTTCGGCACAATGACCACATTTACTGCTGGCACAAAGGCGGCATCAGGCATCATCAAGGTAAGTGCAGAAGGAGTCATTGGCACGGCTAATATCCGAATTGTGCCAGGAAAACTGGCAAAGATAACCATTCTGCCCAAAGATGTGGTGGTAGAGGTAAGCGGGACTTCCACATTTACCGCTTATGGATATGACAAATATGGGAATGAGAAAGAGGTGGAGAATGGGCAGTGGGAAGTAGGAAGTGAACTGGGCGAGTTGACCAATGTTATTGGCACAAACACGACTTTTGTCGCCGGGACAAAACCAGGCAAAGGCACACTTACCTACACAGTAAGAGAAGTGGTTATGAACCTTCATCTCACAAATGAATCTGTCCCCCTCGGGATGTGGATTAAGGGGGAGGAAAGAAATAATCTCCCCGAGCCCCGAGTCCCGAGCCCCGAGCCCCGAGCCCCGAATCCCGAACCCCGAACCCCGAGCCCCGAGTCCCGAGCCCCGANNNNNNNNNNNNNNNNNNNNNNNNNNNNNNNNNNNNNNNNNNNNNNNNNNNNNNNNNNNNNNNNNNNNNNNNNNNNNNNNNNNNNNNNNNNNNNNNNNNNCCCGAGCCCCGATTTTCAGAGGAGATAATTGGAACAGCCAGCATAACTGTCAGGTCTGGTAGAGTGAGTCGATTTGACTTTGACCCGATTAACCATCAGATTATCAACACGAAGTTTGGCATTAAAGTAACTGCCCGGGACAGGTATGGCAATCTGGCAAGTGATTACAACCAGACAGGTTCTCTTACAACTAACTTTGGTCAAATAAAACCTGCCTTTATTACCTTCAAGAACGGTATATCTACCGGCACAGTAATGATTGAAACTAACAAGGCAGGACCTGATGTCCGTATCAGTCTTAGAGCCGAGGCAATAGAGTCTCAGAGTAATAATTTTGCTGTTTTATACGATGATGGAAGTGATGTCCGGATTGAAGAGGAAGGCTTGAAGATAGACATTAAGTCTCATAGTGTAAGTAAAGATTATTACCTAAAGATAGATAAACGAGGTCTGGATGAGGATGAAATTAAGATAGCGAATTTGCGGATGAATCATTATAACCCGGGATTTTGTCTGCTAACTGATACCATTATCCGCATAGCAGCTAAAGATGGGGATAAGAAACCGATAGAAGGAGATTTTGGGACACGAACGACCAGAGTGGCGATTTATTACTATCAGCCACCAAAGAATGTAGCCGAGGAGACATTGAAATTATACATCCTGGATGAGGAATCAATTGAATCGAGGTGGGTGGAGGTAGCCAATGCACAGGTCTTAATCGGAAGTAATTTTATCTATGGCAATATACCGCATTTTGGGACATTTATCTTGATTGGGGAAGGGATACCGGCGGGTTTTGATGCGGTTGTGGTCTATCCGAATCCGTTCAAGCCAAGCCGCGGGGATGAAAATATCGTTTTTGAAGGGTTACCAGAGGATACCCAGCTCCGCATCTACGACATCTCAGGTAGTTTAGTCAGAGATGAAGAAGGCAAACGCGCCACCTGGATTTGGGATGTTCGGGATAATTATGGGAAGAAGGTAGATAGTGGGGTGTATATTTATGTGTTGACTACTGACGATGGGAAAAAGAAGATAGACAAGCTTGCGATTATCAGGTAGAGAAGTAATTATTCAGCCACAGATGAACACGGATGAAACACTGAAAATTCGTAATCCGTGTCCGTTTTCCGTGTCCGTAATTAGGCTGAAGAGTTTTTCTCCTTCTGACTTTTATCTTCTATCCTTCTTGATTCTCTGTCAGTGGAGGAAATTTCCACCCCCTAACCCCCGCCAGCGGGGGACAACCTGGCTATGACCTCTGTCTTCTGTCCTCTGCCTTCTATCGACCTCTGTATTTATCCGTGCTAATCCGTGTTAATCTGTGGCTGAATAGTTACTAATTTTCTTAATTTTCCTTCAACATCTTCTCTATCTTTTCCTTACCAAGAAGTTTTATAAGATCTCTTTGTATTTTCTCTTCCCCAATGCTACGAATTACCTCTTTTTCTCCAATGCTACGAATTACCTCTTTTTCCCCAATGCTACGAATTACCTTCTCCTCTCCAATCCCTTGCACAAATTTGTCAATCCCTACTATATCGACAAGCTCTCTCATTATATCTGGTCTATCCGCTAATGTCTGTGGCATCAATTTTACCTCCTCCTTGAATTCATCAGGATGTAAATATAATCCTGTTTCGAGCAACTCTAATAGTAACCGTTCACCGCAGAGACGCAGAGACGCAGAGAAGAAAATTAAAATTTATTGATAACTATTCAGCCACAGATGGACACAGATGAAACACTGATTTTATTTTTTTATCCATGCTAATCCGTGTTAATCAGT
It encodes the following:
- a CDS encoding C25 family cysteine peptidase, producing MATPFANALRRTVLNYPGYGSKDPHYFRAPKRVGTVTYPSILKSPNNSADYLIITSPDFYDNADLKRLATHRVEYNGFDVAIVSTTNIYNEFPPPQGTGTQDISIKNFIEYAYNIWKASSMADNHLGYVLIFGDAELGPNLFPPGYVPTHRGSGYSGIPCASDIWYTYLNESDLTEGYLLPDIMLGRLPLQMGTEAKILVDKIIQFEKNPVLGQWQNRALLVDGVESPWVTRNYVKDNILIPAGFEVTVIDGDQGGNGDDVYNAINNGQLLVAYQGHGNFLGWAVQFGVNVSFCHRHVEKLSNGGMLPIIFAVACDTACFNDVDDSLGELFIKKENGGGIAYWGASTISGPYEIWIKEAYDFMAENNPYTFCLGEVVINAYIRLHLLYEEFNLLGEPAVTTARVPPEQDKAELEIQPTDVCFIPPYPKPGQLTTITTTIHNYGGIDAGNVLVKFFLDEPKNGIEIGSKTITTIKAKDKGIVDISWTPDLPVGEYKFYVVVDPYDTIPEAGTINNIAYKPLEINYYQDGWPKYLQGISLLSQAVGDIDGDGDLEIVALDRTCLLYFWHHDGSLQPGWPKKIVGEEKISQIILADIDNDDRLEIVVSGDKLYVWNDDGSDVPGFPKEMECSSSPAIGDIDGDGELEIVVELKDNGDNKLYAFHNNGSIVSGDWPKDDNYNYPIVVNLDGKQGDEIISSKVGHLYIWDGTGKILLDCPKSISDRAVGNLDEDKEPEIIGSTYDYYEGYKVYALNYDGSDLPGWPKKIDGNQILEIMLGDIDNDKDMEVIVSAEDPNKLYVFHHNGSDVVGWPKEGIIGRNDFGKLADVDMDNKPEIITPNGGTITIWEDTGNIKASLFTRPTDYIISFITIADIDADGDIEMIGMGKEPENESVWRKLYIWDYWGSCTAGALEWPMANHDMRRTNCYNTDIVPSSRITDLKALNPKPTSIDLTWTAPGDDKDKGSSTCYYIRYATFTITPQNWHLTNKATSTIVPKDAGSPESFTVTNLSPTTTYYFCIRARDDDFNTSPLSNNATGITLSPAVITLISPIYGPVGSLVTIKGANFYPTETIRISFGNTITIALTTAENGSLTTTFTVDDQGFGTITIIAYGLDSEYIATGYFVIPPPEYFKIGTISSPQIAGQGFSIKITAYDEHGDIVQNFKEAVLLSDLSQTIQPTITSNFTGGIWDGTVSLTRASTTAITAGYQGKTGTSNPFYVRPGEPFKFIVYPENPVYILAGGSVSITAQLSDVYGNAVGSAGVSCNLEVVVLSGKPGTLSATTSTTTNTGQIGTITYWVSPNANDKVRIKLLSTLPPATSGTITTTSGELAMFTFDIIATQTAGMNFPIKITARDAYENPIPFTRTVTLIDLSNSLKPTQTTSFIDGMWDGSGSITVRGTTSITAIYGHIRGTSNTFWVCGGEVEYFVISTITPQTAGISFPVSINAYDRWRNIADMFNSSATLTDTSRTISPPKTTNFSLGIWDGTVSITRAGTSAITASYQGKTGTSNPFLVNHNSLAHFLIGTMSNCVAGVPFPITIIAQDAYGNTVLNFSDKVQLEDSSLTLNPKLTTNFMAGIWDSIGSITRAGTTSITASYQGKTGTSNPFLVSHNSLAHFLIGTISNCLAGVNFAIRIMAQDSYGNTMLNFSDKVQLEDTSLSLNPKLTTNFVAGIWNGIGSITRAGTTAITAGYQGKTGTSNPFLVSHNRLDHFLIGTISNCVAGVPFPITIIARDAYGNTVLNFSDKVQLEDTSLTLNPKITTNFMAGIWAGIGSITRTGTTAITAGYQGKTGTSNPFLVQAGSLSLIKVMPESVTLLPDKSQLFTTRGYDSNGNEKEVGDGKWEVGKEIGNLSNIFGTMTTFTAGTKAASGIIKVSAEGVIGTANIRIVPGKLAKITILPKDVVVEVSGTSTFTAYGYDKYGNEKEVENGQWEVGSELGELTNVIGTNTTFVAGTKPGKGTLTYTVREVVMNLHLTNESVPLGMWIKGEERNNLPEPRVPSPEPRAPNPEPRTPSPESRAP
- a CDS encoding T9SS type A sorting domain-containing protein — its product is PEPRFSEEIIGTASITVRSGRVSRFDFDPINHQIINTKFGIKVTARDRYGNLASDYNQTGSLTTNFGQIKPAFITFKNGISTGTVMIETNKAGPDVRISLRAEAIESQSNNFAVLYDDGSDVRIEEEGLKIDIKSHSVSKDYYLKIDKRGLDEDEIKIANLRMNHYNPGFCLLTDTIIRIAAKDGDKKPIEGDFGTRTTRVAIYYYQPPKNVAEETLKLYILDEESIESRWVEVANAQVLIGSNFIYGNIPHFGTFILIGEGIPAGFDAVVVYPNPFKPSRGDENIVFEGLPEDTQLRIYDISGSLVRDEEGKRATWIWDVRDNYGKKVDSGVYIYVLTTDDGKKKIDKLAIIR